From a region of the Lactuca sativa cultivar Salinas chromosome 4, Lsat_Salinas_v11, whole genome shotgun sequence genome:
- the LOC111894969 gene encoding LOW QUALITY PROTEIN: transcription factor VOZ1 (The sequence of the model RefSeq protein was modified relative to this genomic sequence to represent the inferred CDS: inserted 2 bases in 2 codons; deleted 3 bases in 3 codons; substituted 1 base at 1 genomic stop codon) yields MGKGTKSKSGSHQIFKDRAKNRVEDLHGMFTDLQSARKESRSIDVAVLEEQVNQMLKEWKNELNEPSPASSLQQGASVGPYSPDISRLLQLCDEEDDATSGLAAPXPDPDNGLQGFTVNHTSQEQSFQLLDQCKGSPSGVNNTDITNQLDYFSFDLPHDFEQNFFTGIDGMGLCTRGEDTSSPQITTFLPTLSPPPSAFLGPKCALWDCPRPAQGWCSDRPVQGWFPDYCSSLHAAIAQNEGRFGMTPVIRPKGIELKDTLXFAALSAKTQGKDVGVPECEGAATAKSPWNAPELFDLSVFEGETIREWLFFDKPRRAFESGNRKQRSLPDYNGRGWYESRKQVINESGWLKRSYYMDPQPMKFLEWHLYEYEISKCDVCALYRLELKLVDGKKSPKGKIANDSLADLQKQMGRLTAEFPLDNSYNNKRSVKGXGKGNLKDKSGGATVYPMVASDDGAPFNYLVDDVGGYYLT; encoded by the exons ATGGGGAAAGGTACGAAAAGCAAGTCTGGGTCTCACCAGATATTCAAAGACAGAGCTAAGAACCGCGTGGAGGACCTTCATGGAATGTTCACAGATCTGCAGTCGGCAAGGAAGGAGAGCCGAAGCATTGATGTTGCT GTTCTCGAAGAACAAGTTAATCAGATGCTCAAAGAATGGAAGAATGAACTCAACGAGCCTTCCCCTGCTTCTTCTTTACAACAG GGTGCGAGTGTAGGACCCTACTCCCCTGACATAAGCAGACTTTTACAGCTatgtgatgaagaagatgatgcaACCAGTGGGTTAGCTGCCCCATAACCTGATCCAGATAATGGGTTGCAGGGTTTTACTGTTAATCACACAAGTCAAGAACAAAGCTTCCAGTTACTTGATCAATGCAAAGGTTCTCCTTCAGGTGTTAACAATACAGATATCACGAATCAATTGGATTACTTTTCATTTGATTTACCCCATGATTTTGAACAAAACTTCTTTACTGGAATTGATGGCATGGGACTATGCACAAGGGGAGAAGACACATCATCACCTCAAATCACCACCTTTCTTCCCACTTTATCCCCTCCCCCTTCTGCttttttgggaccaaaatgtgCCCTTTGGGATTGTCCCAGACCTGCACAAGGCTGGTGTTCTGATAGGCCTGTTCAAGGTTGGTTTCCTGACTATTGCAGCAGCTTGCATGCTGCAATTGCTCAAAATGAAGGCCGATTTGGGATGACACCTGTCATTCGCCCTAAAGGCATTGAGTTGAAAGACACTT CTTTTGCTGCCCTTAGTGCAAAAACACAAGGGAAAGATGTTGGAGTTCCTGAATGTGAAGGAGCTGCCACTGCAAAGTCCCCATGGAATGCCCCTG AGCTGTTTGATCTTTCGGTT TTTGAGGGGGAAACAATACGTGAGTGGCTGTTCTTTGATAAGCCAAGAAGGGCATTTGAGAGTGGAAACAGAAAACAAAGATCACTCCCTGATTACAACGGGCGTGGTTGG TATGAATCAAGAAAACAAGTGATTAATGAATCTGGATGGCTAAAAAGGTCATATTACATGGACCCACAGCCCATGAAGTTTCTTGAATGGCATTTATACGAGTATGAAATCAGCAAATGTGATGTGTGTGCTTTGTATAGATTGGAATTGAAGCTTGTTGATGGGAAGAAAAGTCCAAAGGGAAAGATTGCAAATGATTCACTTGCTGATCTTCAAAAGCAAATGGGAAGACTTACTGCTGAGTTTCCATTGGATAATAGTTATAATAATAAAAGGTCTGTTAAAG AGGGAAAGGGGAATTTGAAAGACAAGAGTGGAGGTGCAACTGTGTATCCAATGGTGGCAAGTGATGATGGTGCGCCATTTAACTATCTTGTTGATGATGTTGGTGGGTATTACTTAACATAA